The genomic stretch ctccagcctcccctGGGCACCACGGGCTCGGCAGGTGGAGGACgggctgctgtggctgccccctGGtgccggcggggagcgggggctGTGCCCACCTGCTTGGTGGTGCCCCGCAGCTTCCATCTCAGAGAGGCTGTAGGCCATGGCCAGCTGCAAGTCCTCATCCTCGTCCTCGCTGTCCGTGTAGAGGCAGACGGGCGAGGAGCTTGAGGTCTGGTGTGTGGCCGGTGCTGGCGGGGAGGGGGGCCGTGGCCTGGGGAAGGCTTGCTGCTCCCGCCggctcagctccagccccagcgcCATGTCATCAGGAACACCTgtagggacaggggcaggggtTGGCGGATTCATCCGCTCCAGCTCCCCAGAGCTGGTGTGGGGCCCTGGCAACTCCAACCCACCCCACCAGTCCTTCAGAGCAGAACTCCAAACCAGAGCTAACCAAGGCTCAGTCCAAAACAACGCCTGGATGCAGCACCTCCCAGATACCCCAAAGGGAAAGGGCGCAGACCTCAACAACTCAGTCTGCAGTGCCACTTCTCACCATCGATGTGGACTGACTTCagctccccatcctcctccacTTCCACCCGCTCCCGTCCGTTCTCAATAAtcctgcagacagacagacaaacaGATGGACAGTCAGGGGTCATGTAGACAGTGCACGATAGTGGGAAGCTGCAGGGTCTAAGGCCTGCTGATGGAGGGAAGTCTGTGGGAGCAAGGTGGGCTGGCACCGTCCTCACCTCTTGGTGGTGATGCGCCTGCCGTTAACAAAGGTGGTGGAGGTGGAAACAGAGCGGAAGCCCAGTCCTGCATCCGCACCAGAGCTGAAGGATGAGGTGAAGAAATCTAGAGAAGGGAGCAACAAGGTTGGTGCCAGGGTGGGTGACAAGAGGAGGGCAGGGGACAGACTCTGCACAGGGGAACATGGTGTTCTAGGACTCCCCTGCTGGGAGGAATGGCAGTGTCTCCTACCTGAGGATcctgggaagggggaaaagaagtGGCTTCCCCCATGGTGCCGGGGGCCAGGTCCTCGCAGCTCAGAGAAGGGCAGCACATCATCTGAAAGCCAGATGCCCCCCCTTCAGCATAACCCCATCATCTTGGTGAACCAGAAGCAGGGCACTGATATGGGGACCGTCTGCCAGGGCCAGCCATGCTCTGTCCCCAAGCTCAGCGGCTGCCCCACAGACAGAGAGATGCCCAAGAGCCAGCCTCCCCTGCCCCGCACGCACCAAAGAATTCAGCAAAGGGGTCTCGCCCGCCAAAGAACTCCCGAAAGACGTCATGAGCACTGCGGAAGGTGAAGGTGAATTCGGGGGCCCCAGCACTGGCCCTGGAgccccctggccctgctgcagggaagaCACTCAATGTTAAATGGAGCCCTGGGTGACAACTCCCCTGAAGGGCAGGGCGCCCTGGTGGCACTGCCCCACACTGGGTCTTCAAACAGGGATgtacccagagctgcacaaaccCCCATGGCCCTACTCACCTGCTCCCATGAGTCCATCCTTGCCATAGCGGTCATAGACATCGCGCTTCTGCTCTGGAAGAAGAAAGGGGGCTGCGGAGAAGCTGGCTgccaggcaggggcaggagaACTGACACTTCTCCCAACTAAGGGAGGTGCAGAACAGCAGGGAGCAAGAGGAGGGGGTTGGCACAagcccctgctgccccagcactgcaccCAGACCCAAGTAAAATCCCTGGGCAAGAATGCAAAAGCTTCAGCCCATCTGGGGAGATCCCATTGTGGAGGCCAACAGCTCAGCATCTCTCCCAAGAGCTGTTTTGGGAGACATGTGAGGAAGTAACCACAAGCTGTGTGGTAAAGCTGTAGGGACACTCTGCCTCTGGGGGACAGCCACGGATGCAACCTGGGTGAGCCCAGAAGCAGGACACCCCAGTGCAAGCAGTCCCACgggcagacacacacacacaagacaTCACTGTGGCCTCTTACTGTCTGACAGCACTTCGTATGCCTCAGCGATCTCCTTGAACCTCTGCTCAGCATACTCCTTGTTGTCTGGGTTTTTATCCGGGTGCCATTTCAGCGCAGCCTTCCTGTACCTGCACAGAGGGGGAGTGATGGGCACGCAGCAGCCCTTGGGCTCTTGGGCCAGCAACCCCCACCTGAGCACACACCTCCCAGCCTGTGGGCAGGGGCACCCCAAGCCTACTTCACCCAGCGCCCTACAGCCTCAGGCACCAACAGGAGCTTCCTGGACTAGTTCTGCCTCCTGAGAAGAGTATGTCTTTtcatacatatacacacacacacacatatatacgtATTTATGCAGACACACCAACACACACAGACTgaacaagcaaaacagaaattacCCTAGAATTGCAGCACGACCACAGCACTGTAACGTGTGCCCACCTCAGCTGCTCTCATCAATGGCTCTGGACAATGCTCACAGGTTTGTTCTGGAGCCTTCATGGGCTCCACTGTGAGCATGCATGAACCAGGGGTGGCTGGGGCCCCCTGGGGCCAGGAGAGCACCAGCAGCCCTTTCCTCCCCACTCCAGCTAGCTAGGGTTAACTCATGCTTCTCAGCTTCTCCCACTCACTCTTGGGAAGCCCCCCACAGGGACCTCTGCCACCTGTTGGCAAGCCAGCAATCCACTGGCATTCCCCTCAGGTGTTGCCTCACCccagtgagagcagcagcaccttggCAGGGCACCAGACAGGAGTTGCAGAGACTTAGGAGGCTCTGTCAGctccccagcagtgcctggggcaCAGCACCAACCTGCCCACAGGGCCTCATCCCTAAAAGGGGACATGCTGCTCTTCACCCTGTGAGCTCCACTCCCCTGACTTTGATACCAGCAGAGTTGTGCCCCAACCATCTGCCATCCCTGAACCCTCTGGCAGAAGCCTCCAAATGCCATAGAGACTCGCCTCCAGCCCCAGGCTGACAGCAGGAACAAAGGGACCAAACCTCACCAAAAGATGCCTTTGTAGGCAGCAAAGCCCAACCCCGCTCTGGCGTCCATACAAAGGAAACAAAGGCTGAATTGTcacctctggagctgtgccctGTCCCCACCGGCCCCGAAGGAAGCCCCTGCCTCGCTGGCACCATGTGGGGGTGGCTTGGGGGTCTCTGCCCCGCAGGCAGAGGCACACTGCCACGCACTTACGCCTTCTTGATGTCCTCAGCGGTGGCGTTGCGGCTCACCCCCAGCGCTTCATAGTAGTCGACCATGACGTGAGCTGTCCCACGGCGTCACTGCAGGGGGAGAAGGCAAAGTCAGGGAtccacaggcacagcctggTAGTGCTGGGTGTGGGACAGCAAGGGTAGGCTGCCTACCCTCTCCAGCGCCCCGACCACCCCACTGCCTCCCGAGAGCAGCTCAGTGCCATGCCATGCCCAGCCTCCCAGTACCCTGCGCGCACCTCGGCCACCTGGGAGCACCTACAGCCCCAGCCGGGGGGACCCTTTGCTGCTGACGCACCGCCGTCCCGCCGGCGTCACCCCAACTTGCCCAGGCAGGGGAAAGGGTCCCCGCTGCCGGCGCCGCTCCCTGCCCGCTTCCCGCGGGGGGCTCAGtcgcggggcgggggggcagcGGGAGGGCGCAGCCCGCTAAGGTGCTTAGCGGCTAGAGCGGATTAAGGGCTCAGCGGGGACCCTCCCCGTCCCCGGGCACGCCGGGACACTTCCATCGGCCGACCCGCTCCGGGTGGGGGACAGGAGCAGAACGCGGCCGCCGCAGCCCCCCGCGACCCCCCGGGGTACCGTCCCGGCCCTGGTACTCGCCCCCGGCCCGTGAGTCCCAGCTGACGGGAGGGCGGTGCTGGCGATGGCACCGGCACCAGCACGGCGGCACTGGGACCGCCCCCCGGCCCAGCCGTAAACACAGCGCTCCCGGGGCCACCcgctgctgctggaagtttccGCACCCCGCCCCGCCGCTACCGGCGGGCGGCCCTGGGCTGCGGCCAGCGGATCTGGGGCACCGGGAGGGGCGGTGGTGGCAGCACGGCGAGGGACCGCaccggccccgctccccccgtGCGCCGAGGGCCGCCGCTCTCCGATGGCGCCTTGCGCCCCGCTCCTCCCGTCCCGTCTCGCCCCGCCCCGGTGCCCACCTGAGGCCGCCGCTGAGCCCTCCCCGCCCGTCCGGGCCGCCCGCGGCCGGTGTCGCGCGTCCCCCGCGGCCGGGCCACCGCCGGCCTGGAGGCGGCTCCGCTGCGTGACGGGCGGCGCCCGCAGCCAACCGCGGCCTCTGACGTCACGCGCTCGCTGGTGGCCGGGTGACGTCATGAGGAGGCGTGCTCGGCCGCTCCGCTGACCGGCCCCTTCTGAGCGCCCGCCTCAGCCCCGCTCCGGCCCGCAGCCCTCTCTCCGTCCCCGCGCCGGCTGTTTCGCGCCCAGGGCCGCGGGTGGGCCCCGGACAGCGCCAGCAAGGTGCGGCTGGGGCGGCACCGACCTGTCCCGCTGGTGCCGGTGCTGACAGCGCACCGCACCGGGGCACggctgcagccccggggcggCCCCCGGCGCCGCGTGCTGCTGGCTCCCCGCCGAGTCAGCTGCCCGGCCGGTCCCGCCGGGAAGGAGGAGCCGGCCGGGGGGGACGGCTGAGGTGACTCAGCGCTTTGTCGGGGCGGGGGACGTGACGGGGCGCAGCTTGCCGGGCTGGCGGGcacaggtccctgccaggagcccgGGCCGCCTGGCACCACTCTGGCACCACTCTGGCACCACCACTGTGGCACCGGCAGCCGGGAGCTGCAGGCCACCCCGAGCACCAGGGTGCCCAGGCCCCCGGAGAACCGGGACCTTGCACTAAGAGCTGCGTTGCTGACTTCTCTCCTGCATGGCTCCTGCCTgtacagctgctgcagaggggctgtgctcACCCACCGTCAGGGTCCTGGGCGGTCTCGCTCACTTGCACCTGTGAATGTGACCTGGCCACGGAGATCTATGATTCCCTCTTGCTGTCTGgatgggagaaggagggagcTCGTTCTCTCTGCAGGGTGAAAGCGTTTTGGATCCACTGCCACACCTACACCACAGTTGGAATATCTTCCTCACCTCCCATAAATCCCTAGCTGGGAAGCCTGGCAGAATGGGAGGCCT from Corvus hawaiiensis isolate bCorHaw1 chromosome 7, bCorHaw1.pri.cur, whole genome shotgun sequence encodes the following:
- the DNAJB2 gene encoding dnaJ homolog subfamily B member 2 isoform X3, coding for MVDYYEALGVSRNATAEDIKKAYRKAALKWHPDKNPDNKEYAEQRFKEIAEAYEVLSDKQKRDVYDRYGKDGLMGAAGPGGSRASAGAPEFTFTFRSAHDVFREFFGGRDPFAEFFDDVLPFSELRGPGPRHHGGSHFFSPFPGSSDFFTSSFSSGADAGLGFRSVSTSTTFVNGRRITTKRIIENGRERVEVEEDGELKSVHIDGVPDDMALGLELSRREQQAFPRPRPPSPPAPATHQTSSSSPVCLYTDSEDEDEDLQLAMAYSLSEMEAAGHHQAGVF
- the DNAJB2 gene encoding dnaJ homolog subfamily B member 2 isoform X2 — protein: MVDYYEALGVSRNATAEDIKKAYRKAALKWHPDKNPDNKEYAEQRFKEIAEAYEVLSDKQKRDVYDRYGKDGLMGAGPGGSRASAGAPEFTFTFRSAHDVFREFFGGRDPFAEFFDDVLPFSELRGPGPRHHGGSHFFSPFPGSSDFFTSSFSSGADAGLGFRSVSTSTTFVNGRRITTKRIIENGRERVEVEEDGELKSVHIDGVPDDMALGLELSRREQQAFPRPRPPSPPAPATHQTSSSSPVCLYTDSEDEDEDLQLAMAYSLSEMEAAGHHQAGGHSPRSPPAPGGSHSSPSSTCRARGAQGRLEQEPLGASSPATVGHEPAPRVKLWHCPLL
- the DNAJB2 gene encoding dnaJ homolog subfamily B member 2 isoform X1, giving the protein MVDYYEALGVSRNATAEDIKKAYRKAALKWHPDKNPDNKEYAEQRFKEIAEAYEVLSDKQKRDVYDRYGKDGLMGAAGPGGSRASAGAPEFTFTFRSAHDVFREFFGGRDPFAEFFDDVLPFSELRGPGPRHHGGSHFFSPFPGSSDFFTSSFSSGADAGLGFRSVSTSTTFVNGRRITTKRIIENGRERVEVEEDGELKSVHIDGVPDDMALGLELSRREQQAFPRPRPPSPPAPATHQTSSSSPVCLYTDSEDEDEDLQLAMAYSLSEMEAAGHHQAGGHSPRSPPAPGGSHSSPSSTCRARGAQGRLEQEPLGASSPATVGHEPAPRVKLWHCPLL